AGCCCCGTTTACCGAAGACCTCAACAGTTTGAACGGCTTTCTGGACCAAACACAAGTCGGCATGGCTGGACCAAACACGGCTCTTGGGGATGCCATAGGACTGGGTATCCGCACCTTTGAATCCAGCGAGGTTGACCAACGTCTGATGATCGTCCTGAGCGACGGCGCTGACACCTCTAGCCGCATGACACCGGTCAATGCGGCGGCTATTGCAGCGGAAAAAGGCGTTGTCATCTATACGGTCGGCGTTGGCGACCCAGACGCGTCGGGCGAGGATCGGGTCGACCTGGATGCGCTAAAGGATATCGCAGACAGAACAGGTGGAGCGTATTTCTTTGCCAATGATCAGGATGCGCTGGCCGAAACATACGCCCGCATTGATGAGCTCAACCCAAGAATTGTGGAAACGCAAAGCTATCGACCACGAGAAAGCCTTGCGCATTATCCACTTGGATTGGTCGTTGTGTTGATGCTGATGACATTGTCTGTCCAGCACGTCGCCCGACAGCGCAAAGGTGCTGCATGACTGGCGTTTTAACAGATTTCCATTTTATTCGAGCGGTTTGGCTCCTGCTCCTCATACCGATTGCGGCTCTGTGGTGGCTGATGCGCCCCAAGCCCAAACCCCGTGCTCAAGAGATGTCCGGGATTGCACCGCACCTTGCTGCTGCACTTGAGTTGGGGGCTGACAATGCGAGACGCCTCTATCCAATTGACGTCGCGATGATTGCGGCGATTCTGGTCACACTGGCTGCTGCGGGGCCAACATGGTCACGGGCACCCAACCCGCTGGTTGCGGACACCGCTCCGTTGGTGATCGCCCTGAAGGTGACCGACAGCATGGAAGAACCAGACTTGGCCCCGTCTCGTCTGGATCGCGCCAAGTTCAAAGTCACCGATCTGATCAATGCGCGCGTGGGTGCCCGAACTGCCTTGATCGCATATGCCGGCACCCCGCATCGTGTCGCACCTTTGACCGAAGACGCCAATATCCTGCGCCCGCTGCTGGAGGGCCTCACCCCCGCCGTTATGCCTAAACAGGGGGATGCAGCCGCTAATGCGCTGACGCTGGCCGAGACGATCCTGAACGATAGCGAAACGCCCGGCGCTGTCCTGTTCGTGTTGGACGACCTCGACCCCTCGCAACTGTCGGATTTCGAGACCGCCACCGTGCCAGTGTTCTTTCTGACAATGCTGCCAAATGGTCAAAGCATCACGCAACTCGACGGCTTGAAAGGGACAACTGTGGTTCCGTTCTCAAGCGATGATCGGGATATCAACCGCTTACAACGTCACATTCAATCAGCATACACAGCCGCACTGGATGATGATGACCGCCTAGACTGGCAAGACAAAGGATGGTTGCTGGCCTGGCCAGCCGCCTTTCTGTCATTGCTTTGGTTTCGCAGAGGTTGGGTGATCCGGTCGCTACTGCTCACCTTTTGCATTTGGTCCCCGTCTGGCCCGGCTTATGCCGATGGCTGGCGGGATTGGTTCTTGACCCCGGACCAACAGGGCCAAATCGCGATGAACCAAAAGCGCTATGCTGAAGCGACCGAGTTGTTTCAGGACCCGTATCA
The genomic region above belongs to Ruegeria sp. HKCCD4315 and contains:
- a CDS encoding VWA domain-containing protein translates to MFSFAAPWVFVLLPLPALVYWLAPPHREKSSSIRIPFFRHVAKAAGVEPRSGSVIPRRAAFQTGTVVVIWCLLIFAMARPEKLGEPVVVEKSARDVVLALDISGSMDQRDFTSSDGAPTQRLAAVKDVLRQFIAERQGDRMALIIFGTRAFVQAPFTEDLNSLNGFLDQTQVGMAGPNTALGDAIGLGIRTFESSEVDQRLMIVLSDGADTSSRMTPVNAAAIAAEKGVVIYTVGVGDPDASGEDRVDLDALKDIADRTGGAYFFANDQDALAETYARIDELNPRIVETQSYRPRESLAHYPLGLVVVLMLMTLSVQHVARQRKGAA
- a CDS encoding VWA domain-containing protein, whose amino-acid sequence is MRPKPKPRAQEMSGIAPHLAAALELGADNARRLYPIDVAMIAAILVTLAAAGPTWSRAPNPLVADTAPLVIALKVTDSMEEPDLAPSRLDRAKFKVTDLINARVGARTALIAYAGTPHRVAPLTEDANILRPLLEGLTPAVMPKQGDAAANALTLAETILNDSETPGAVLFVLDDLDPSQLSDFETATVPVFFLTMLPNGQSITQLDGLKGTTVVPFSSDDRDINRLQRHIQSAYTAALDDDDRLDWQDKGWLLAWPAAFLSLLWFRRGWVIRSLLLTFCIWSPSGPAYADGWRDWFLTPDQQGQIAMNQKRYAEATELFQDPYQEGYARLKAGQYPEAAAIFAELDTPEAAFSEGMARIRNREYRPAIASFEVALERRPDWPEAQHNLEVSKAILDYVETTREQSDTGEEAGIGADDTVFDNDAGRGEQTTIQAPKDGSQAMSADQWISTIDTDMQDFLRNRFLLENQEQKQ